The genomic window CGACGACCTGGTGATCCGTATCGACGCGGACCAGAAGGCCGAGGACGTCGACCGCGCTCAGGTGACGGGTGCCACGTGTCTGTACGCGGTGTACGACTCGGTCAGCGGGCGCTGCACGTTCGCGCACGCCGGGCACGTCCCGCCGGCCGTGGTCGATCCGGACGCCGGAGTGAGGTTTCCGGAGCTGCCGGTGTCGCCGCCGCTGGGCGTCGGCGGACATCCGTTCGAGGAGACCGAGCTGACTCTCGCGGAGGGCAGCCGGCTGGTGCTCTTCACGGACGGGCTGGTGGAGGACCGGCGCCGGGACATCGACGAGGGCCTCGAACGGCTGCGCGCGGCGATCTCGCCGCCCGGGCTGACGCCCGAGGAGACCTGCGTGGCCGTGACGGACGCGATGCTGCCCGCCACGTCCACCGACGACATCGCACTGCTGGTGGCCCGTACCCGGCTGCTGCCGAAGGAGCAGGTGGCCGTCTGGGACGTGCCGCTCGATGCCGCGCAGGTCTCCCGGGTACGCGCCGACGCCGCGCGCAAGCTGTCCGACTGGGGCCTCGACGGCTGCTCGTTCACCACCGAGCTGGTGCTGAGCGAGCTGCTCACCAACGCGCTGCGGTACGGGACCGAGCCCGTCCAGGCCCGTCTGCTGTACGGGCGCACGCTCGTCTGCGAGGTGTCCGACGGCAGCAACACCTCACCGCATCTGCGCCGGGCGGCAACGACCGACGAGGGCGGCCGCGGGCTCTTCCTGGTCGCCCAGTTCGCGCAGCGCTGGGGGACGCGCTATGTCCGCGGCGGGAAGATCATCTGGGCGGAGCTGGCACCGGCCGGTGAACTCCCCGATGAGCCGGTGATGGCGTTCGACGACGAAGTGGCCTGGTGAGCCCGGAGCGGGCCAGGCCGGGGGTCACGCCACGGGCCGGGCCTCGACCCCGGCGGCGGGCTGCTGGTGGCCGCCGCTGGCGAGCATCCGCACCTCGCCGCGGTCGCTGATCTCCGCCTGCACGATGCCGGTGTCGTCGGCGTAGACCGGATGGCCGCCGGGGCCCTTCCGCTCGGTGCGCCGTACGACGACGACGTCCTCGCCCTCGCCCTCGTCCGCCGGCGCCGCACTCGCGTCGGCGGCGCGCCCGAAGACCAGCTCGTATGCCGCGTCCGTGTCGTCCCGGTCCATCACACGTCCTCCTCTGCCACCGATGACCCAAATACCTATTATCGGTCATTTCGCTTCGAATGTGAACACGGTGTGACCACCGAGGGATCCAGAGTGACCGATGTGCCGTTCTGTACGCGCCCCGGAGCGGATCCCGGCTCGGTGCGAAAGTATTTTCCGGGAGATGTCGATCCGGATGTCGATCCGGGGGGGACGTGCGGCGTCGTCATGGATGAGGCCGCGAAAGACGCGGCCGCCGCACACCAAGGAGCTGCGCCATGTCCAAGTACGTTCTGCTGACCTATCTGCCCGTCGACGGCGCCCCCACCAAGGAGGAGGTCGGTGCCCGCTGGGGCGCCTACCACAAGGCCCTGCTGGACTCCGGTGTGCTCGTCGCCAACTCGGGCCTCGCCGGGACCGACACCGCGACGACCGTGCGGGTGCGCGACGGCGAGACGCAGATCACCGATGGGCCGTTCGCGGAGACCAAGGAGTACCTGGCCGGGTTCTTCGTGATCGACGTCGCCGATCTGGACGAGGCGCTGAAGTGGGCCGCCGACATGCCGAACAGCAGCTACGGGCCGGTCGAGGTGCGCCCGGTCTGGAACGCGTGAGCACGCACGGCAGTGCGCGGCGGCCGGGCGGGGACCCGGCCGCCGCCGGGAACGCGGTCGGCCACGAGGTCCAGGCGGCCGTCGAGCGTGCGTTCCGCGAGGAGCGGGGCGCGGTCCTGGCCACGCTGATCCGTCAGGCCGGCGACTTCCAGCTCGCCGAGGACGCGCTCCAGGACGCGTTCGTCTCGGCGGTCGCGACCTGGCCGAGGGAAGGCGTTCCCGCCAGCCCCGGAGCGTGGATCACGGTGACGGCGCGCCGCAAGGCGATCGACCGGCTGCGACGGGAGCGCGCCGTGGCCGACCGGGCGGCG from Streptomyces formicae includes these protein-coding regions:
- a CDS encoding DUF6296 family protein; protein product: MDRDDTDAAYELVFGRAADASAAPADEGEGEDVVVVRRTERKGPGGHPVYADDTGIVQAEISDRGEVRMLASGGHQQPAAGVEARPVA
- a CDS encoding YciI family protein encodes the protein MSKYVLLTYLPVDGAPTKEEVGARWGAYHKALLDSGVLVANSGLAGTDTATTVRVRDGETQITDGPFAETKEYLAGFFVIDVADLDEALKWAADMPNSSYGPVEVRPVWNA